TCAAATTATGTTTTATATTGCGTTTAATGCGTCAAGCTGTTCTGATTGGAAAAACATGATTTTTTAGCATATTTTGAGTTTTTTGTGTTTATAATGTTTGGGATGAAATTCATATTTGACTTTAATGTGTGCTTGTGTAAATTTTTTTGTAGGAAGTTATTTTTTCAAAAATGTAAAATTGTTGTCATTTCGTTAAATTGTTGTAATTTGATTAAATTGTTCTTATTTTTATTTTTAAATTAGTTAAATTTATATATTTTTAAATTAAATAATTATTTGGCGGTGAATTATATTAATTCCAGTATTAGGTAGTTGAATTATAATTAAATGGTGTTTTCATGTTAAATTATAAAATGGATCGGGAACATATTTTTAATCCTAATATGCCTTTCGATGACTGCGATTTAGAAAAATTTGAAAATTTTTTAACTGAATTAAGCAAAAAACATGGTTTAGGCGAAGTATATTTTAAACCAAAGAATAAACATGATTGGGATTCTATGGCTACATTCAATATTGTGGCTCCAAATGACTGGTCATTTGAGAAAATACATAAAGTTACACACATTATTGGTGATGAATCTCTTGAATTTTCTAAAAGGGAAGGTTTAATGTATATTTTCAATAATTCATGCACTATTCTTACTCAATTGGAGTGATTCAATGGTTCATGCATTTGTGCCTGAACATCTATTGGATTTAGCAGATTATCTTAATAATCATCAATTCCGCTCTGAATTATATGATCTTCAATGCATAAATAGAACTGTAATAAATAGGTTATATTTTGCCAGTTATTTGCATGCAAAAGAGTGGATATTGGTGCATGGGGAATATGATAGTTTGGATGACTACACTGATGAATCAAGTTCTCATCTTGCTATTGTCGTTGCATTAAGAAGATTAAATCAGCATAATCTTTCAACTGATTTTTTTAATTTCAAAGAATTAAGAAAAGATGTTGATTATGACATTGTCAAAATTATTAATGATGATGATGTAAAAAAGGCATATGAATTTGCCAATGCTATTTTTAGTAGTTTGGTTTGAATATTTTTTTTTAAAAAATTTTAAAATTGCTTTAACTTTGTTAAATCTCTTTAAACGTGAAATATTGTCTTTTTCAAAAAATTTGATTTCACTTTAACATTCTAATTTTTGATTTTTCACTTAAATTTCACCTGTGCATATATATCCCAGTATTTAATCAAATCAGATTTCAAATATCTGTGATGTTAAAGTAAAATCCGATTGATTAAACACAATCTTTTTTGATATAATTTCATTTTAATTCAACCTATCTTCAATATAATCAGTTCAAAAAATATTGCTCTCAGGACTAATTGTTGCGAATGTAAACAATTATATATTAGGATATTCTAATTTAAATTAGGTGATAAAATGAGCAATGTATTAGTAACTTACTTTTCAGCCAGCGGAGTAACCCGAAATGTTGCCGAAAAAATTGCTGGTGAAAACGGATATGATATTTTTGAAATTAAACCGGTTGAAAAATACACTTCTGCCGATTTGGACTACATGGACAAAAATTCCAGATCAACAATCGAGATGAACGACAAATCATTCAGACCTCCAATAGAAGAAACATGTGACGTTTCAGCTTATGATACTGTAGTAATAGGCTTTCCGGTATGGTGGTATACCGCACCTACAATCATAAACACATTCATAGAAAGCGTTGATTTGAACGGAAAAACCATCAAGGCATTCTGCACATCCGGAGGATCCGGAATCGACAAATGCGTAAGCGACCTTCAGAATACTTATCCTGAACTTGATTTTGCAAAAGGCATGAGATTCATGGGTAATGTCTCAAAAGCAAAGGAATGGATTGAAAATGAGTAAAAAAGTAGTCGTAATAAGCTCATCTCCAAGAAAAGGCCAGAACTCAGATACATTATGTGATGAGTTTGTAAAAGGAGCAATTGACGGCGGAAACGATGCTGTAAAATATTTCCTGGAAGACATTGAATTTTCATCATGCAAGGCCTGCTACAAATGCAAGACTCCTGAGATGAAGTGTTTTCAGGATGACGGCATTGCTGAAATTCTTGATGACATGATGGCTGCTGATGTAATCGTCTATGCGACTCCTGTGTATTACTTTGAGATGTGCGGAACCCTTAAGATGTTTTTCGACAGATGCTATCCTATATTCAGACACCTTGAAAACAAGGATTTCTATATCATAATGGCAGCCGGAAGTTCCTGCGGTGATGCATTGACCGGACTTAAAAGCTTTATAGGATTTGCCAAAAATCCGACAATTAAAGAAGTATTTGAAGTATTAGGTAATGTCAAATCACAAGGAGATGTGCTTAAAAAAGTATATGATGCAGGTAAAAACTGTTAAAAAATAGAATTTAGGAAAGAATCCTTCTTTCCTACCTTTTAATAATTTTACTGTGGCAGTTGTTAAGTCTTTTTTTTGAAATTAATTTATAAAACGTTTTTTAATCTCTAATCGGATTTTTAATTAGTAATGAAGTTTATATAATGTCCCATTTTAATTTATCATATGTGTGCTTTTGTGATTTTTCGCACTTCAAAAAGCTATTTTTAAAATAATTTCCATACTATTGTTGTAGATTTAGTTAAAACCATAAGTCGACTTTAGCCATTGTTCGTAAATCTACATAATTCAATTATGTGGAGACAAAATAAATGATAAGAAAACGTAGAATCAACAATCCGTTTGATTTTGCCTTTGGAATTATGTATAATGAATATGCTAAAGAATTGCATGAGGAACTTGAAATTCCGGGCATTTTTAGGAGAAAATCCAATGTCAAAGTACGCCGTAAAAACGGTAAAGTTTTGGAGATGGATGCATCATATGTTGTTGACCCTGATTTCAAAGAGTTATTTGAATCTGCAGTGGTTAACTTGGAACACCAGTCCACACTGGGCGATGATTCTAAAATTATTATAATTGGAGATTATAATATTCAGCAAATTTCTGATGAAAGATTGCCTCCTTTAAATGTGATTGCTTCACATTTAAATGAAGAAAAATCAGTTAAAGAATACAAAAGAACACTAACTTATTCCACAAAACTAATGTTTCTTGATTTAGGTCCTCAGAATAATCAAAAGATTAAGTAATGTGAGCAATATAATTAATTACCATGAAGAGAGCATAACTATCAACAATGCTCTTAATTTGGGAATAATTGTTTTGTTTGCTCCAAGAGATAATGCGCGTGCAATTATAAGG
The uncultured Methanobrevibacter sp. DNA segment above includes these coding regions:
- a CDS encoding flavodoxin, giving the protein MSNVLVTYFSASGVTRNVAEKIAGENGYDIFEIKPVEKYTSADLDYMDKNSRSTIEMNDKSFRPPIEETCDVSAYDTVVIGFPVWWYTAPTIINTFIESVDLNGKTIKAFCTSGGSGIDKCVSDLQNTYPELDFAKGMRFMGNVSKAKEWIENE
- a CDS encoding flavodoxin family protein, which encodes MSKKVVVISSSPRKGQNSDTLCDEFVKGAIDGGNDAVKYFLEDIEFSSCKACYKCKTPEMKCFQDDGIAEILDDMMAADVIVYATPVYYFEMCGTLKMFFDRCYPIFRHLENKDFYIIMAAGSSCGDALTGLKSFIGFAKNPTIKEVFEVLGNVKSQGDVLKKVYDAGKNC